The DNA region GGTGGAATTTACCTTCTAGAGATACACCGCATTCTCCGTCCTGGTGGTTTTTGGGTACTTTCTGGCCCCCCAGTAAACTATGAGAATCGTTGGAGAGGATGGAATACAACTATTGAAGACCAGAAATCAAATTATGAAAAGCTGCAAGAATTACTTTCCTCGATGTGTTTCAAATTATACAAGAAGAAAGATGATATTGCCGTTTGGCAGAAATCATCCGACAATAGCTGCTACAAGAAGCTCCAGGCACCCGACAATTATCCTCCGAAGTGTGATGATGGTACTGAACCAGATTCAGCATGGTACACTTCAATTCGACCTTGTGTTGTTGTTCCTCACCCAAAGTACAAGAAACTAGCATTAAAATCCCTTCCCAGATGGCCCGAACGACTGCATACAGCTCCTGAGCGTGTTTCTGATGTTCGAGGTGGAAGTGACGGTGCTTTCAACCACGATGATAGTAAATGGAATATACGAGTAAAACACTACAAGAAATTGCTCCCTGCAATTGGAACCGACAAGATACGAAACATCATGGATATGAACACGATGTATGGAGGTCTTGCTGCTGCTCTGAATAATGCTCCTTCATGGGTTATGAATGTCGTCTCGTCCTATGCTCTAAATACGCTAGCTACAGTGTATGATAGGGGCCTCATAGGAACCTATCACGATTGGTAATGCATATTTTACCTGAAAATGCATCAATATTTATCTTTTGAAAGTGTTTGATTCTCAGATGATGTTGATATATTTGGCATCATTTTTAGGTGCGAGGCTTTTTCAACGTATCCCCGAACATACGATCTCCTTCATTTAGACGGCCTTTTCACCACTGAAAGTCACAGGTGAAGCTCCGCTCTCCTCCTCTCCACTATGTTTCTTGAATGAAGTTTTTGTGGACAACacactctgacaaagatgtgcTTTCAATCAGGCACCATGGCCCTAGATAAATGTCATATTCCCCCAATTCTGTGTACAAACAAATCGAATGAGGTCAAATTCTACACAAATTTATAAATTGAATCTCTGTCTCTAATTTGTTTGCTCAAAGCCAAGCTCAAAGAGTGATTTACTCTGAAGTCaagtaaaattcaaaatattaattaGTATATTAACACTTGCCGTCAGCTatcacataaaatattttggctcAGAAAATGTCAAAGCATGCTTGAGCTAGTCTCGAATTTGACGTTCTTGAAAACAATATGTTTGCACAGCTACCCCAGCCTTCAAAAAACGTTTTGACTCGAACTATGCTTATTCCCCACCAATAATAGTCCTTTTGACACTTTTTTTTGGCAGATGTGAAATGAAGTATGTTATGTTAGAGATGGATCGCATACTCCGGCCAAACGGGTATGCAGTCATCCGGGAGTCGAGCTATTTTGTGGATGCTGTCGCTACGTTTGCTAAAGGAATGAAATGGAATTGTCGTGAAGAAGACACGGAATATGGTGTTGAAAAGGAAAAGCTCTTGATTTGCCAGAAGAAGCTATGGTACACAAAGGCAAGTTCATAAGATACTTGAGAAAACAGGGAATTGTGGATATTTTTTCTTTCGGAGATCACACAtatattaaactcaaaataccGGCCATAGAAGAGAAGTAAGTTCTATAATACCACTCTCATATATTGTCCGTTGCATAAATACTTCGTGTCAGACGAGCTATAAACTATCAGTTGCTGTTGGCTTATTATTTCACCATTTGATGAGGTCTTATTATTCTAATTGGCCAATCTTGAGTAGCTTAACCAAGCTGATCGACGTTTGGTGTCGCAAAAGTTCGGTTTTACTAAAATAACAATCGCTTTGTAATTAATTTGATTCGATTATTTCAGTAAATCATTTGATAGTTTCTTTGCGTCCGGCTCTATTTCGTTTGTTTTTCTAGCAATTTGACagtgaaaaatataattttggttTGTTTAGTTAGTTTGGTGTGCTTTTGCTTCCTCAGATGTGATaatgaagtatttgtagaaTTTATGATATCATGAACTATAGAGTAGTagagatattttaaaaattattgtcATCGGGTGTGCATGATGATCAATCTCGTGTATGGATCCTTTTACTTGTACTTattcaattaaaaatattgaTCTAATTCAAATTCTGTTTCGCGATTTCGTGATCTAACTATGAAATTTATAAGTGACTTGAGATATAGAAATCACAAGAATCGAATTGTTCATTTGAAAGGTAAATGATACTTgttacaataaaaatattttatacaaaGGGACTTTTTGTTTCGTATGTTCATTAATTGTAATAATTATATTGGAATAAAAAAAAGTAACTTGCACATTCCAACCTCCAAAGCAAAAATTCCAACTTTTCCCCTTTGATTTGGAAAATTAAAGGTTTCCCCCccgaaataatagtgcatggaatctatGGCCAGAATATGAGAtatacgttggagaaggagttctccaaataGTACAtatgatgccactatttatatgtgttacatagttatcgaattattatgcaaccctcgatgaaccaatggttgcagatttgatcgggatatatgaaatgaaggggccgtactgtacgttactcataatcgactggttcttgtaggcactatcagtaatacctagagaatcatagggcgatgctactagacgctcttaccatgattcgatgtgTTTAataagaaatatgatttctgacattctcatgatcaattgttgatacatagaatgtggcaaattagggtaagcctgaATAAAGAATTATGTcatgaatcacaaggagttgtgaacccaaggctagctgtatccctgaaccattgagggtcacacaagcattAGATCATTTGTTcacgttgagagaataaattcaagaacttgaatttatattatgatatagtaaattcaaggagttgaatttatgataaataaatcttgagaaaataaattcaaggagttgaatttatgagatagtaaattcaagaagttgaatttataaaatttggagagaataaatttaaggagttgaatttataaaatttaagaatttaatttattaaactcaaagttgagtttattaaatattaaattttggaggtgataaattcaaagagttgaatttataatttaaatattaaattcaaatgttgaatttaaattaaatgtaatgtgtgtatgtattatgggattgtaggagtacaagacaaactatacaaattattaaggttcttaattggactttaaaatattaattaattattaaactagttggactagagtaattaattgattaagcacATTAAgtatttgatttaattaatgggccctaagcttatatatatgtgtataagGTTTGAGGTTGAAAAATAACattcataatttttgaaaaaccctagcctccacatGAAATGattttttcgaaaatcctccTCTCTTTTTCTCTCATATTTTCGGCCACATCAAAGAGGTTTTTGGTTTGAGCCGCCTCTCGATTTTTAATCTCCAACGTTAAAAGttcttccaaatattctagtgctatttggaaGATGAACAAATCTTATAGTCGCGGACCTGATTCAAAGATTGAAGGAAGTAGTTCTTaaagaaagttcgtaggaattacatcaagagctatctccgctaatcccggaatagttggagcatTGTGATTCATTCACCAaagataaaagttttaaacatcctatgtatgtttaattattaaaacataCGAATGCTCAAACAAATATGtattgaatgtcaagatctaaaatttttaaaacttccgctgcgttttgggcacgagaaaaccgagatccaacaatttcatataatcatctataaaaaaaaaaactaggtAGTAGATTTTGAGTTTATGGAGATTAAAACAATCCAAGAGTCAATCCAACGGTTAGAAAAACATTAAAGTTGTGTTTAGATGTAAAGGTCTGGAtttgatgaaatttgaaatgacTATATTTTGGGATGAATTTAAAATTCACGACAATTACTTAAGAAATAACTATATAGAATTTGGAATTCATGTCAAGTGGATTtcctaaaaaattaaatgaatttgaaatcccTCTATTAATCTTGATGGAAATTAAAACACACTTAATAGTGATGATATATTCTTTAAAACAGATGCGATTGGAAACATGTTGTGTTCAACTTAGAGGTGAACACGAGTCGATCTACTCACGAGCATCTCGAGTGGAGTTCGAGTAGGCTCAAGCCCATAGAAGAACCGAGCTTGAGTAATTTCTGAATTATACtaattgatttaaaaaattaacataATGCATTTATATTGCGGGATCATTCTTTTTTGTTTACCGGATTTatatttcatgttttattttgcaaattgttaattaaatattaactacATGAATTTTGTTTCATGTATAATTTTtctcaaataataaatataaaatataaataaaaacaaaactcaatttaaaaattaaaataatgggCATGACACATCAGCTACAGTGTTGCTCCATTTATGAAGCAACGCTATTCACATCCCTAATTTGAAGACGTAGAGTTAAGAGATGTCCCACGCAGACTCCCTCTGCACGGTGAAGTCTGCTGCCcttttttaattcttttataataattaaatccaacgataaaattttaaatatttaaaataattaataaaaattaaaataaacaattataaaaaagttAAAAAGAAATAAAGGAGTGTGATAACTTGGCTGACGTAGAGGCTTCAATTTTGTTCAGAAACagaaaatcattaaaaaatttaaaaatagaaaaaaatgataaaaatcccCAACTGCTAGAGActgatttttatatgatatatgagcttgttgacatcatgagTGGTTTTAAATCTACCAAGCCTATtagccaatatatgttcatgggacGTAGGGTTGTCAAAAGTGCTCCCTatcgtccaacacagtagtaacTATATAATAAACCAAAACACATTAGTACATGTCAACTAATGAAACTCAAgtagaaaaatgatttaaagattcattgttgatcacgacttgatatgtataattcttcgatgcatattgatacgtataagtgccaacttattgagttttataaactcacgtagctcatgtattacaggatcaggtaatgaagatacaTAGGATGTCGGTTCGTCAATGGAGgcttgtgacgtgccttacctcgacaagaacctggacatcttattgtatagcttccgcatatgtattatgataaattttatGTCATGGTTTGAAATGACGttaatgattatatatataacgaTACATGGTATGTTTGTATATGAAAATATGCTTATAAATGTGCATCgatgttgttgcttgagttttaGCTTTTACATCATAATAAAGGATATCATCAAACCCTATTTTAATTATAAGTATCATTATGCCAAAATTTGGATGTAAAGACAACTTTTCTTAATgaggacatcatgccaaaatttttataaaccgtcaaattgaTACTCTTATTTGAATTACTTTATAATAAAGGATATCAtcaaaccctattttgattatgagTATAAGTATCATTAATCGTGTAAAATATAGAAGAAGGGTGTTACAAACTCCATTAGgcatgacgcccaactcttggacggagtttccttaaccaaacagcctcatttgctgcagctgatgcaacaatgtattcggcttcagtggtggaatctgcagtactgtcttgcttggaactcttccaagagacagcagcaccattgagcatgagtacgaacccagaggttgactttgagtcatcgatatcgctttggaagctagagtcggtatagccttccaatttcagttgtccacccccatagaccaagaacaacttatcggtccttctcaaatacttgaggatgtctttcacagcttttcagtgtggaagaccagggttcgattgatatatactcactacacttagtgcaaaagtcACATTaagacgtgtagatatcatctcatacatgatactaccaattgcagatgcatacaaaatgcttgtcatcgtcgctatctctgcatcagtcttggaaGACATAGACTTAGATAGAgacacaccatgacacattggtagatgtccctctcttggactcattcATTGAGAACCGCTTGACGATAACATCCGACTATATTCTTCAATCTCTTATAAATTTGCTTCATTATGCATTCAAAAAATTACAACTTATTGCATCTTCTTTCAGAAAAAAATATTCATCTTTGATTTCATTCAATCCAAATATTAAATGGATTCATGGAACAAACAATGATGATCTCAATTCTCGTACACCAAACTTTTGTCAAGTCAATTATCAAGGGATTGGTATTTCCCAATCTCAATACATCGATGACCAAATGTTAAATCATATGTTCAGTCAATTTCAATTATCCAATAATCTGAAATCACTCATCCTATTTCTGAAACCACATACTAAATCAGAAAAGGTAGGGAAAAAAGTTGTCATGACTGATGAGAGTAATATATAACTAGGAAACATTGGAAGAAAGACGAAGGTGAACGTGTTTTAAAGACATGGTGCAATGTTTCCACCAATCCGACACTTGACaatgacaaaaaaaattatagtttcTAGGGATTggttgaaaaagaaaataaccACGAGTTGCCTAGGGGGTGGAAAATTTGCTGCAAGAGACAATATGCATCAATATTTCACGGATgttgcaaaaaataaaataaaattgcttTCCGAAACAAATTATGCAAACTAGAAGCCCTCAACCAAAAGGGATCGTCATTTGAGACGAATgtgatattaatattttaacacaatattttattttacttaaattCAACAAATTTctaaatacatattttttattatgctCAAACTCAAACAATATTTGAGCAGATTCAAGAATCACATGGTCCAACGAAAAAGCTTGGTAAGTCTTGAGAGAATAACAAAAATGGAGGACATGGCCGTTCAATAAATTCAAAAGAATTCTGATAAATGCGGCCAAAATGTTGAAGAATATTGATGGTGAATCATCTTTATCTCTTTTCTATATGCCAACTGATACACCCACAGTGAGAATCTAGATTTCCGAGTcttgtaattaattaatcatgtataagattttatttttaaagttggTATTTGTATGAATTA from Primulina tabacum isolate GXHZ01 chromosome 14, ASM2559414v2, whole genome shotgun sequence includes:
- the LOC142524465 gene encoding putative methyltransferase PMT21, yielding MKNKDGKPTTQPRKTYRTVPMAIMLVVLCALSFYLGGFFCSRKDIFLTQAVDKAGGASKETKTGPLQIKAVTFPECPADFQDYTPCTDPKRWNKYSRHRFSFLERHCPPLFERKECLIPPPNGYKSPIRWPKSRDECWYRNVPYDWINRQKSNQHWLKKEGEKFLFPGGGTMFPNGVGPYVDLLQDLIPGIKDGTIRTAIDTGCGVASWGGELLDRRVLALSLAPRDNHEAQVQFALERGIPAILGIISTQRLPFPSNSFDMAHCSRCLIPWTEFGGIYLLEIHRILRPGGFWVLSGPPVNYENRWRGWNTTIEDQKSNYEKLQELLSSMCFKLYKKKDDIAVWQKSSDNSCYKKLQAPDNYPPKCDDGTEPDSAWYTSIRPCVVVPHPKYKKLALKSLPRWPERLHTAPERVSDVRGGSDGAFNHDDSKWNIRVKHYKKLLPAIGTDKIRNIMDMNTMYGGLAAALNNAPSWVMNVVSSYALNTLATVYDRGLIGTYHDWCEAFSTYPRTYDLLHLDGLFTTESHRCEMKYVMLEMDRILRPNGYAVIRESSYFVDAVATFAKGMKWNCREEDTEYGVEKEKLLICQKKLWYTKASS